A stretch of the Cygnus olor isolate bCygOlo1 chromosome 25, bCygOlo1.pri.v2, whole genome shotgun sequence genome encodes the following:
- the MIEN1 gene encoding LOW QUALITY PROTEIN: migration and invasion enhancer 1 (The sequence of the model RefSeq protein was modified relative to this genomic sequence to represent the inferred CDS: deleted 1 base in 1 codon), translating into MDAPWGPPRSPRGGGGTRGPPATRGSRREGGAERPEVPAHVAAPGSGSGRAAMSGGAGAAAAAGAGAGASSGSGSGSERRVRIVVEYCEPCGFEPTYQELASAVKEEYPDIEIESRLGGTGAFEIEINGQLVFSKLENGGFPYEKDLIEAIRRARDGEPLEKITNSRPPCVIL; encoded by the exons ATGGACGCCCCGTGGGgacccccccggagcccccgcGGGGGTGGCGGCACCCGCGGTCCTCCGGCCACCAGGGGGAGCAGACGAGAGGGCGGCGCAGAGCGGCCGGAAGTGCCGGCG CACGTGGCCGCACCCGGAAGCggcagcgggcgggcggcgatgagcggcggggcaggggcggcggcggcggccggggccggggccggggccagcTCCGGTTCCGGTTCCGGTTCCGAGCGGCGGGTCCGCATCGTGGTGGAGTACTG cgAGCCCTGCGGCTTCGAGCCCACGTACCAGGAGCTGGCGAGCGCCGTGAAGGAGGAGTACCCCGACATCGAGATCGAGTCCCGCCTGGGGGGCACCG GTGCCTTTGAGATCGAGATCAACGGGCAGCTGGTCTTCTCCAAGCTGGAGAACGGAGGCTTTCCCTACGAGAAGGAC CTGATCGAGGCGATCCGCAGAGCCCGCGATGGGGAGCCCCTGGAGAAGATCACCAACAGCCGCCCCCCCTGCGTCATCCTGTAG